One window from the genome of Bacillus tianshenii encodes:
- the xerC gene encoding tyrosine recombinase XerC: METIDEQIRSFLEYLQIEKNCSPYTLEHYEIDMNDFVRFMKQQELLSFAAVSYVSVRLYYTELYEREYARKTVARKISALRSLYRFLLREEKVQENPFVFASLPKKQKELPKFLYMKELEQLFDSCETTTALGQRDKALLELLYATGIRISECCGLKVSDLDFFIGTVLVRGKGRKERYVPFGAFAEQALTHYIDNGRQQLISSSKDSHNFVFVNSRGKPLSEQGVRYILNKLVEKASLTVKISPHMLRHTFATHMLNEGADLRSVQELLGHAHLSTTQIYTHVTKEHLKKIYMNHHPRA, from the coding sequence GGAGCATTATGAAATAGACATGAACGATTTTGTTCGCTTTATGAAGCAGCAGGAACTTCTGAGTTTTGCTGCTGTTTCCTATGTCTCCGTCCGTTTATATTATACTGAATTGTATGAAAGAGAGTATGCAAGAAAAACGGTTGCTAGAAAAATATCAGCATTAAGAAGTCTTTACCGTTTTTTGCTGCGAGAAGAGAAGGTGCAAGAAAATCCTTTTGTATTCGCATCACTACCAAAAAAACAAAAGGAGCTGCCGAAGTTTCTATATATGAAGGAATTAGAGCAGCTTTTCGACAGTTGTGAGACGACAACTGCTTTAGGTCAACGTGATAAAGCACTTCTAGAATTGTTATATGCGACAGGAATTCGGATTAGTGAATGCTGTGGGTTGAAAGTAAGCGACCTTGACTTTTTCATCGGCACTGTTTTAGTTAGAGGGAAAGGGCGAAAAGAAAGATATGTGCCTTTCGGTGCTTTTGCAGAGCAAGCCCTTACGCATTACATAGATAACGGGAGGCAGCAGCTGATTTCAAGCAGCAAGGACTCACATAACTTTGTGTTTGTCAATTCACGAGGTAAGCCTCTTTCAGAGCAAGGGGTTCGTTATATATTAAATAAGCTTGTTGAGAAAGCAAGCTTAACCGTGAAGATCAGTCCGCATATGCTGCGCCATACCTTTGCCACCCATATGCTGAATGAAGGTGCTGACTTACGCTCTGTTCAAGAGTTATTAGGCCATGCCCATCTTTCTACAACACAAATCTATACCCATGTAACAAAAGAACATTTAAAAAAGATTTATATGAATCATCATCCACGTGCATAA
- the hslV gene encoding HslU--HslV peptidase proteolytic subunit: protein MAGDGQVTFGNAVVMKHSARKVRRLYQGKVLAGFAGSVADAFTLYEKFEGRLEEYNGNLKRAAVELAKEWRTDKVLRKLEAMLIVMNQEDILLVSGTGEVIEPDDGILAIGSGGNYALAAGRALKKHAGDHLTAKEMAKAALETAGEICVYTNDQIIVEEL, encoded by the coding sequence ATGGCTGGAGATGGGCAAGTCACGTTTGGAAATGCAGTTGTAATGAAACATTCTGCCCGTAAAGTACGTAGACTCTATCAAGGGAAGGTACTTGCAGGATTTGCTGGTTCTGTAGCAGACGCTTTTACCCTTTATGAAAAATTTGAAGGGCGCCTTGAGGAGTATAATGGAAACCTTAAGCGTGCAGCAGTTGAGCTTGCGAAAGAATGGCGTACTGACAAAGTGCTTCGTAAGCTGGAAGCTATGCTGATTGTCATGAACCAAGAAGATATACTTTTAGTTTCTGGTACAGGTGAAGTCATTGAACCAGATGACGGCATCCTTGCAATTGGTTCTGGCGGCAATTATGCACTTGCAGCAGGCAGAGCGTTGAAGAAGCATGCAGGTGATCATCTAACAGCAAAAGAAATGGCAAAAGCCGCCCTTGAAACTGCTGGAGAAATATGTGTTTATACGAACGACCAAATCATTGTAGAAGAGCTATAA
- the hslU gene encoding HslU--HslV peptidase ATPase subunit: MKQSLTPREIVGKLDQFIVGQNNAKRSVAVALRNRYRRSLLPEEVREEIVPKNILMIGPTGVGKTEIARRLAKLVNAPFVKVEATKFTEVGYVGRDVESMIRDLVETSVRLVKEEKMNSVKDKAEENANKRLVKLLAPSKRKSNPNKNPFEMFFGNGSEQSEEESTSEEQSVQEQRKRIAHQLALGELEDRIVNVEVEEQQQNSMFDMLQGSGMEQMGMNMQDALSNLMPKRKKRRKLTVKEARKVLTQEEAQKLIDMDEVSQEAVSKAEQTGIIFIDEIDKVAGKNQQQSADVSREGVQRDILPIVEGSTVTTKYGPVKTDHILFIAAGAFHMAKPSDLIPELQGRFPIRVELEKLTVEDFVRILVEPDHAITKQYQSLLETEGINVEFSDEAIHKIASIAYEVNQETDNIGARRLHTILERLLEELSFEAPDVTLETVTITPQYVEDKLGDIAKNRDLSQFIL, translated from the coding sequence ATGAAACAATCATTAACTCCTAGAGAAATTGTCGGAAAGCTGGATCAATTTATCGTTGGCCAAAATAATGCAAAGCGGTCTGTAGCAGTAGCGCTGCGTAATCGTTATCGCCGCAGCCTACTTCCAGAAGAGGTACGCGAGGAAATTGTACCGAAGAATATTTTAATGATTGGCCCTACAGGTGTCGGGAAGACTGAAATTGCTCGTCGTCTAGCAAAGCTAGTGAATGCGCCATTTGTAAAGGTTGAAGCGACAAAGTTTACAGAGGTTGGCTATGTCGGTCGTGATGTGGAGTCAATGATTCGAGACCTTGTTGAAACCTCTGTTCGCCTAGTAAAAGAAGAAAAGATGAACAGTGTGAAAGACAAGGCTGAGGAAAATGCCAATAAACGTCTTGTTAAGCTGCTAGCACCAAGCAAACGAAAAAGCAATCCAAATAAAAATCCGTTTGAAATGTTTTTTGGCAATGGCTCTGAACAAAGTGAAGAAGAGTCGACTTCTGAGGAACAAAGTGTGCAAGAGCAGCGAAAGCGAATTGCTCATCAATTAGCACTAGGTGAGTTAGAAGATCGCATTGTAAATGTAGAAGTAGAAGAGCAGCAACAAAATTCAATGTTTGATATGCTGCAAGGCTCTGGTATGGAGCAAATGGGTATGAACATGCAGGATGCATTAAGCAACCTGATGCCTAAGCGGAAAAAACGCAGAAAACTAACGGTAAAAGAAGCGCGGAAAGTTTTAACGCAAGAAGAAGCACAAAAGCTGATTGATATGGACGAAGTTTCTCAAGAAGCCGTTTCAAAAGCTGAACAAACGGGTATTATTTTTATTGATGAAATCGACAAGGTTGCTGGAAAGAATCAGCAACAATCAGCGGACGTATCTCGTGAAGGGGTACAACGAGACATTTTGCCAATTGTGGAAGGTTCAACTGTTACGACAAAATATGGTCCTGTTAAAACAGACCATATTCTCTTTATTGCAGCTGGCGCATTTCATATGGCTAAGCCTTCAGATTTAATTCCAGAACTGCAAGGACGCTTTCCGATTCGGGTAGAGCTTGAGAAACTGACCGTTGAAGATTTTGTGCGTATATTAGTTGAGCCCGACCATGCCATTACAAAACAGTACCAAAGTTTGTTGGAAACAGAAGGAATAAATGTTGAATTTTCTGACGAAGCTATTCATAAGATTGCTTCGATCGCGTATGAAGTAAATCAAGAAACGGATAATATCGGTGCACGCCGTCTTCATACTATTCTTGAACGGTTACTAGAAGAACTATCATTTGAGGCTCCGGATGTCACGCTGGAGACTGTGACGATTACGCCTCAATATGTTGAAGATAAACTAGGGGATATCGCGAAGAATCGTGATTTAAGTCAATTTATTTTGTAA
- the codY gene encoding GTP-sensing pleiotropic transcriptional regulator CodY produces the protein MKLLEKTRRINAMLQKAAGKPVNFKEMAETLCDVMQANIFVLSRRGKLLGFSINQEIENERMKKMLTDRQFPEAYTQNLFNIIETSANLDINSEYTAFPEEEKTLFEKGLTTIVPINGGGERLGTLILARVEQAFSDDDLVLAEYGSTVVGMEILREKAEEIEEEARSKAVVQMAISSLSYSELEAIEHIFEELNGNEGLLVASKIADRVGITRSVIVNALRKLESAGVIESRSLGMKGTYIKVLNDKFLNELSKLKTN, from the coding sequence ATGAAATTACTAGAGAAAACAAGAAGAATTAACGCAATGCTACAAAAAGCAGCTGGGAAACCAGTAAACTTTAAAGAAATGGCGGAAACGCTTTGCGACGTTATGCAAGCAAATATATTTGTGCTGAGCCGCCGTGGAAAGTTACTTGGTTTTTCAATTAATCAAGAGATTGAAAATGAACGAATGAAAAAAATGTTAACAGACCGCCAATTCCCAGAAGCATATACACAAAACTTATTTAATATCATTGAAACGAGCGCAAACCTTGATATTAATAGTGAGTATACAGCATTTCCGGAAGAGGAAAAAACACTTTTTGAAAAAGGTCTTACGACAATCGTACCGATCAATGGCGGAGGCGAGCGCCTTGGAACACTTATCTTAGCACGTGTTGAACAAGCATTCTCTGATGATGATCTAGTGCTTGCTGAATATGGTTCTACAGTTGTAGGAATGGAAATTTTGCGAGAAAAAGCAGAAGAAATTGAAGAAGAAGCACGCAGCAAAGCGGTTGTTCAAATGGCGATCAGCTCGCTTTCATACAGTGAGCTTGAAGCAATTGAGCATATTTTTGAAGAGCTAAACGGTAACGAAGGTCTTCTTGTCGCGAGTAAAATCGCAGACAGAGTCGGTATTACGCGTTCTGTAATCGTAAATGCCCTTCGTAAGCTTGAAAGTGCTGGTGTCATTGAGTCACGCTCTCTTGGTATGAAAGGCACATATATTAAAGTACTTAATGATAAATTTTTAAATGAACTTTCTAAATTGAAAACAAATTAA
- the flgB gene encoding flagellar basal body rod protein FlgB, protein MNLFSNNMISKLESSLSYSATKQRVISNNIANADTPNYKAKTVSFREELNRQLQAKRTDVRHHQFSTGSAGYTVKTNRNTSYHHNGNNVDIDKEMAQMATNQIYYNALVDRMNGKFRGLKESIKGGQ, encoded by the coding sequence ATGAATTTATTTTCGAATAATATGATTAGTAAATTAGAAAGTTCTTTATCCTATTCTGCGACTAAGCAACGTGTGATTTCAAATAATATCGCGAATGCGGATACACCAAACTATAAAGCAAAGACAGTTTCCTTTCGGGAGGAACTTAATCGACAGCTGCAAGCGAAGAGAACTGATGTCCGTCATCATCAGTTTAGTACAGGTAGTGCTGGATATACCGTGAAAACAAACCGGAATACTTCTTATCACCATAACGGTAACAATGTAGATATTGATAAAGAAATGGCACAGATGGCAACGAATCAAATTTATTATAATGCATTAGTTGACAGAATGAATGGGAAGTTTAGGGGTTTAAAAGAATCCATTAAAGGAGGGCAGTAA
- the flgC gene encoding flagellar basal body rod protein FlgC, which yields MTVFHNMNISASALTAQRFRMDVISSNLANADTTRANFVNGEWQPYRRKVVEFQPEEGKFANYLQKAMDSPEAAGRGVKVSDVKEDDSPLKLVYNPSHPDANEDGYVAYPNVDPLQEMVDLMSATRSYEANVTALNASKSMLMKALEIGK from the coding sequence ATGACAGTTTTTCATAACATGAATATTTCAGCTTCTGCACTAACTGCTCAACGGTTCCGAATGGATGTTATCTCCTCGAACCTAGCGAATGCGGATACAACTCGTGCAAACTTTGTAAATGGTGAATGGCAGCCATACCGTCGAAAAGTCGTTGAGTTTCAACCTGAAGAAGGAAAGTTTGCAAACTATCTTCAAAAGGCAATGGACAGCCCAGAAGCAGCAGGGCGCGGCGTAAAAGTAAGTGATGTAAAAGAGGATGACTCTCCTCTTAAGCTTGTCTATAATCCTTCACATCCAGATGCAAATGAAGACGGTTATGTCGCCTATCCGAATGTAGACCCACTTCAGGAAATGGTAGATTTAATGAGTGCTACGCGTTCATACGAGGCGAACGTAACAGCTCTTAATGCATCAAAATCGATGTTAATGAAAGCTCTTGAAATTGGGAAATAA
- the fliE gene encoding flagellar hook-basal body complex protein FliE, whose product MNKVGFQATPNIMNTAPKKVTPAQAQSQFSTAFKEALEKANETLVQSDVTTDKFIKGEIKDLHEVMIASQKASVTRTLTIEVRDKAVEAYREIMRMQV is encoded by the coding sequence ATGAATAAGGTTGGTTTTCAAGCAACACCTAACATTATGAATACTGCACCGAAAAAAGTGACACCAGCACAAGCACAGTCACAATTTTCGACAGCATTTAAAGAAGCGCTCGAAAAAGCGAACGAAACACTTGTTCAATCAGATGTCACAACGGATAAGTTTATAAAAGGTGAGATTAAGGATTTGCATGAAGTAATGATCGCTTCTCAAAAAGCAAGCGTTACACGAACGTTAACAATTGAAGTTCGTGATAAAGCTGTTGAGGCTTATCGTGAAATTATGAGAATGCAAGTATAG
- the fliF gene encoding flagellar basal-body MS-ring/collar protein FliF yields MNEKLLQIKNKITDYWKGRTTAQKGIIVGSSLAVIALIVIAAIMASSPNLIPLYSNLTPQETGQIKEQLDARGVQSEIRDNGSSIYVPEADADTLMVELAAEGIPDSGNIDYSFFGQNAGFGMTDNEFRVLETEAMQTELGNLIKGIEGIEEAKVMITQPKESVFIDPEEQTASASVVINQQPGYKFSDQQIQSLYHLVSKSVPNLPTENIVIMNQMFEYFEPKNSDSIPSVGETYAQQQQIKKDIEKDLQREVQKMLGTIMGRDKVVVSVTTDVDFTKENREENLVAPVNEDLESLAVSVERISETYTGQNAQAGGEVGAGQGDIPNLAEADGQGNGDYERTEERINNDFNRIKKEITESPYKIRDLGIQVMVEPPTPDDPNSLPQERIDDIQQLLTTMVRTTVSKDVVDQLTEEEMQNKVFVSVQEFNGKVEFEPTQPGIPTWVYIVAGVLGVLLIIGIVLFIRRRRQAAEEVEEEQELAVAADVPDLNEEPETEGSARRKQLERLAQEKPEEFAKLLRTWLADD; encoded by the coding sequence ATGAATGAGAAGCTACTTCAAATAAAAAATAAAATAACAGATTATTGGAAGGGAAGAACGACAGCACAAAAAGGAATCATAGTCGGTTCATCTCTGGCTGTGATCGCTTTAATTGTAATTGCGGCGATAATGGCCTCTAGTCCAAATCTTATCCCTTTATATTCGAACCTTACCCCTCAAGAAACAGGACAGATTAAGGAACAGCTAGATGCTCGTGGTGTCCAATCTGAAATTAGGGATAATGGTTCGTCCATATATGTGCCTGAAGCTGATGCGGATACATTGATGGTAGAGCTTGCAGCAGAAGGGATTCCGGACAGTGGAAATATTGATTATTCCTTTTTTGGGCAAAATGCAGGCTTTGGGATGACGGACAATGAATTTCGTGTCTTAGAAACTGAAGCGATGCAAACAGAGCTTGGGAATTTGATTAAAGGCATTGAAGGAATCGAAGAGGCGAAAGTAATGATTACCCAGCCGAAAGAAAGTGTCTTTATAGATCCTGAGGAACAGACTGCCTCAGCTTCAGTTGTCATTAACCAACAGCCAGGCTATAAATTTTCCGACCAACAAATTCAATCTCTTTATCATCTCGTCTCAAAGAGTGTACCGAATCTTCCTACTGAAAATATCGTCATTATGAATCAAATGTTTGAGTATTTTGAACCAAAAAATTCAGATAGTATCCCTTCAGTAGGGGAAACCTACGCTCAGCAGCAACAAATTAAAAAAGACATCGAAAAAGATTTACAACGTGAAGTTCAGAAAATGCTCGGAACAATTATGGGACGCGATAAAGTTGTCGTTTCTGTAACAACAGATGTTGATTTTACAAAAGAAAATCGAGAAGAGAACCTTGTTGCTCCTGTAAATGAAGATTTAGAGTCTTTAGCCGTAAGCGTAGAACGGATATCAGAAACCTATACCGGGCAGAATGCACAAGCAGGCGGAGAAGTTGGTGCTGGTCAAGGCGATATACCGAATCTCGCAGAGGCAGATGGACAGGGTAACGGAGATTATGAACGCACAGAGGAACGCATTAATAATGATTTTAATAGAATAAAGAAGGAAATTACGGAAAGTCCGTACAAGATACGGGACTTAGGTATTCAAGTGATGGTGGAACCACCAACACCTGATGACCCGAATTCATTGCCTCAGGAACGAATCGATGATATTCAACAATTGTTAACGACAATGGTACGTACAACAGTATCAAAAGATGTTGTTGACCAATTGACAGAAGAAGAAATGCAAAATAAGGTGTTCGTTTCAGTACAAGAATTTAATGGCAAAGTTGAATTTGAACCAACACAGCCAGGTATCCCAACGTGGGTATATATTGTTGCAGGCGTTCTAGGCGTATTGCTGATTATCGGAATCGTTCTCTTTATTCGCAGAAGAAGACAAGCAGCAGAAGAAGTGGAAGAAGAACAAGAGCTGGCTGTTGCAGCTGACGTCCCTGATCTAAATGAAGAGCCAGAAACTGAGGGATCAGCACGAAGAAAACAGCTTGAACGTTTAGCGCAAGAAAAGCCAGAAGAATTTGCAAAGTTACTACGTACGTGGTTAGCGGATGATTAG
- the fliG gene encoding flagellar motor switch protein FliG encodes MAISSGDLTGRQKAAILLISLGPDVSAQVYKHLSEEEIEKLTLEISSVKKVENNQKENVLEQFHQIALAQDYISQGGIGYAKTVLEKALGESEASNIINRLTASLQVRPFDFARKADPGQILNFIQNEHPQTIALVLSYLAPEQAGQILSELPQEVQADVAKRIAIMDSTSPEIINEVEQVLERKLSATVTQDYTQTGGIEAVVEVLNGVDRSTERTILDALEIQDPELAEEIKKRMFVFEDIVTLDNRAIQRIIRDCENEDLKLALKVSSEEVKDIIFKNMSKRMADTFKDEMEFMGPVRLRDVEEAQTRIVATIRRLEEAGEIVVARGGGDDIIVLGLLSHIIQAMRKQVRK; translated from the coding sequence ATGGCAATCAGTTCTGGAGATTTAACAGGGCGGCAGAAAGCAGCCATTTTGTTAATATCACTTGGGCCGGATGTCTCGGCCCAAGTATACAAACATTTAAGTGAAGAAGAGATCGAAAAACTTACCCTTGAAATTTCGAGTGTGAAAAAAGTAGAAAATAACCAAAAGGAAAATGTACTCGAACAATTTCATCAAATTGCCCTTGCGCAAGATTATATCTCACAGGGCGGTATTGGTTATGCAAAAACAGTACTCGAAAAAGCACTCGGAGAAAGTGAAGCATCAAACATTATTAATCGTTTGACTGCTTCACTACAGGTAAGACCGTTTGACTTTGCACGTAAAGCGGACCCTGGTCAAATCTTGAATTTTATTCAAAACGAGCATCCGCAAACAATTGCTTTAGTGTTATCTTACTTAGCTCCTGAGCAAGCAGGGCAAATTCTTTCAGAGCTTCCGCAAGAGGTTCAAGCAGATGTCGCGAAGCGGATTGCGATCATGGACAGCACCTCTCCTGAAATCATTAATGAAGTTGAGCAGGTTTTAGAGCGTAAGTTGTCAGCTACTGTCACACAGGATTACACACAAACAGGCGGTATCGAGGCTGTAGTCGAAGTGTTAAACGGTGTAGACCGAAGTACAGAGCGAACAATATTAGATGCGCTTGAAATTCAAGACCCTGAGCTTGCAGAAGAGATTAAGAAGCGTATGTTTGTATTTGAAGATATCGTTACGCTTGATAATCGTGCGATCCAACGTATTATTCGTGATTGTGAAAACGAAGACCTTAAGCTTGCACTTAAAGTTTCAAGTGAAGAAGTAAAAGACATTATTTTCAAAAATATGTCCAAACGGATGGCTGATACATTTAAGGACGAGATGGAATTTATGGGTCCTGTTCGCTTGCGAGATGTTGAAGAAGCCCAAACGCGGATTGTGGCAACTATTCGTCGCTTAGAAGAAGCTGGCGAAATTGTCGTAGCACGCGGTGGCGGAGATGATATCATTGTCTTAGGGTTATTAAGTCACATTATACAAGCAATGAGAAAGCAGGTAAGAAAGTAA
- the fliH gene encoding flagellar assembly protein FliH gives MGVRSLENSSDANLPQNEEAQPESRDVQLEADQIIQQAHEEAQMIRQEAEQYSQEMLQQVEQERLNWETEKQQLIEQAKQEGYAAGYDQGTQDGYQQYAAIIEEARQVVGAAKLDYEKHLEDSEYTILHLGITAAEKILATKLEEDPDYYMHLVRRAIREVKEHENIQIQVHPTKYELLLTHKDELLALFTRPTSELYIYPNDEMQEFQCLIESSFGRIDASIDSQLNEIKLKLLQVLEEENGHESS, from the coding sequence ATTGGGGTACGTTCGCTTGAAAATTCATCTGATGCGAATCTACCTCAAAATGAAGAAGCCCAACCAGAATCAAGAGACGTTCAGCTAGAGGCAGACCAAATCATCCAACAGGCACATGAAGAGGCACAAATGATTAGGCAAGAAGCTGAACAATATTCACAAGAAATGCTTCAGCAAGTAGAGCAAGAACGTCTGAACTGGGAAACAGAGAAGCAACAATTGATTGAGCAGGCGAAGCAGGAAGGGTATGCAGCCGGCTATGATCAAGGCACACAAGACGGGTATCAGCAATATGCGGCAATCATTGAAGAAGCAAGGCAAGTGGTAGGGGCTGCAAAGCTTGATTATGAAAAACACCTTGAAGATTCAGAGTATACAATTCTTCATCTTGGGATTACGGCAGCTGAAAAAATTCTGGCTACTAAGTTAGAGGAAGACCCAGACTATTATATGCACTTAGTGAGAAGAGCCATTCGGGAAGTAAAAGAACATGAAAATATTCAAATTCAAGTGCACCCTACAAAATATGAGCTACTTTTGACCCACAAAGATGAGCTGTTGGCTCTATTTACTCGTCCGACATCAGAGTTGTATATTTATCCCAACGATGAGATGCAGGAATTTCAATGTTTGATTGAATCTTCCTTTGGTCGAATTGATGCAAGTATTGATAGTCAACTAAATGAAATTAAGCTTAAACTTCTCCAAGTTTTAGAGGAGGAAAATGGGCATGAAAGCAGCTGA
- the fliI gene encoding flagellar protein export ATPase FliI, with protein MKAAELISRIEMIDSYKRFGKVIRVVGLMIESKGPEASIGDLCYIHVGGRHKRKVQAEVVGFRDEDVILMPYTDVTDISPGNLVEATGEPLQVKVGMGLIGSVIDSLGNPLDETPLPKGLTGVPTEQSPPNPMKRPPINEEIEVGVRVIDSLLTVGKGQRVGIFAGSGVGKSTLMGMIARNTEADINVIALIGERGREVREFIERDLGPEGLKRSVVVVATSDQPALMRIKGAYTATAIAEYFRDKGHNVMFMMDSVTRVAMAQREVGLAVGEPPTTKGYTPSVFSILPRLLERTGTNQHGTITAFYTVLVDGDDLNEPISDTVRGILDGHFVLDRNLANKGQFPAINVLKSISRVMNNIVSEDHRRSAEYLRNLLSKYIESEDLINIGAYKRGSSKEVDEAIQYYPQITSFLKQGVQDKVSKDGAITELVQLMNRG; from the coding sequence ATGAAAGCAGCTGAACTCATTTCACGAATTGAAATGATCGATTCTTATAAAAGGTTTGGTAAGGTCATTCGGGTCGTCGGTCTCATGATCGAATCAAAAGGTCCGGAAGCTTCTATTGGAGATTTGTGCTATATCCATGTCGGGGGACGTCATAAGCGAAAGGTTCAAGCAGAGGTCGTTGGATTTCGTGATGAAGACGTTATTTTAATGCCTTATACAGATGTAACAGATATTTCGCCTGGAAACTTAGTTGAAGCGACAGGAGAACCGCTTCAAGTAAAAGTTGGAATGGGCCTGATTGGGAGTGTGATTGATTCATTAGGGAATCCACTTGATGAAACACCACTTCCTAAAGGGTTAACGGGTGTACCGACAGAACAATCACCTCCTAATCCGATGAAACGGCCTCCAATCAATGAAGAAATTGAAGTAGGCGTTCGAGTGATTGATAGTTTACTAACAGTTGGCAAAGGCCAGCGTGTCGGAATATTCGCTGGAAGTGGTGTCGGAAAGAGTACGTTAATGGGGATGATTGCGAGAAATACAGAGGCAGACATTAACGTTATTGCGCTTATCGGAGAGCGTGGCCGTGAAGTTCGGGAGTTCATTGAAAGAGATTTAGGCCCAGAAGGCTTAAAACGTTCCGTTGTCGTCGTGGCTACAAGTGACCAGCCTGCATTAATGCGGATTAAAGGCGCCTATACAGCTACGGCAATTGCTGAATATTTCCGTGATAAAGGGCATAATGTGATGTTTATGATGGACTCTGTAACCCGCGTTGCAATGGCACAGCGTGAAGTTGGTTTAGCAGTTGGAGAACCACCTACAACAAAAGGGTATACACCATCTGTTTTCTCCATTTTGCCACGTTTATTAGAACGTACGGGTACGAATCAACACGGCACGATTACAGCATTTTACACAGTATTAGTAGACGGTGATGATTTGAATGAACCAATATCAGATACGGTACGCGGGATATTGGATGGACACTTTGTGTTAGACCGAAACTTGGCAAATAAAGGGCAGTTTCCAGCCATTAATGTCTTGAAAAGCATTAGCCGTGTGATGAACAACATTGTTAGTGAAGACCACCGGCGTTCTGCCGAGTATTTAAGAAATTTGTTGTCAAAATATATCGAATCTGAGGATTTAATCAATATCGGTGCATATAAAAGAGGTTCTTCAAAAGAAGTAGATGAGGCGATTCAATACTATCCACAAATTACATCGTTTCTTAAACAAGGTGTACAAGATAAAGTTTCCAAAGACGGTGCGATAACAGAGCTTGTTCAACTTATGAATAGAGGATGA
- the fliJ gene encoding flagellar export protein FliJ has protein sequence MSFQFKLERVMGLKEREKDELTGEYNKSIEAFEKVGQKLYELLKKKEDLAILKGQQIQQGISISQIQQTERFIAALEQSIMHYQQLVAQARAKMSEKEEELIEKNIEVKKFEKMKEKQQIIYKETIEYEEKKLMDEISLQQYMHRGN, from the coding sequence ATGTCTTTTCAATTCAAATTAGAAAGAGTTATGGGCCTGAAAGAAAGAGAAAAAGATGAACTAACCGGTGAATACAACAAATCGATCGAGGCCTTTGAAAAAGTAGGGCAGAAATTGTATGAACTACTTAAAAAGAAAGAAGATTTGGCGATATTGAAAGGGCAGCAAATACAACAAGGAATCTCCATTTCACAAATTCAGCAAACAGAGCGATTTATTGCAGCACTTGAACAGTCGATTATGCATTATCAACAGCTTGTGGCCCAAGCTAGAGCAAAGATGAGTGAAAAAGAAGAAGAATTGATTGAGAAGAATATCGAAGTTAAGAAGTTTGAGAAAATGAAAGAGAAACAGCAAATCATTTATAAAGAAACAATTGAGTATGAAGAGAAGAAATTAATGGATGAAATTTCTCTTCAACAATATATGCATCGCGGAAATTAG
- a CDS encoding MotE family protein yields MEQVENNEKKYNKVQWFFFVIIIPFLFAITLSLVVLTVAGYNVFDLAKDYGSKIPVVSNYVKDSTEEPQTNRFELQAEIKNQQAQIDELQSEVDQKQQQIERLQAELDQLNEQQKSEQITKEQRLEKINGLAKTYAGMNPEEAAAVIQELENMEAAEIIDQMSNRNRAAIFEEMEPAKAATISQLIKEGVQSAD; encoded by the coding sequence ATGGAACAAGTTGAAAATAATGAAAAAAAGTATAATAAAGTGCAATGGTTCTTTTTCGTCATTATTATTCCATTTCTTTTTGCCATCACCTTATCGCTCGTTGTCCTCACTGTTGCTGGGTATAATGTGTTTGATTTGGCGAAAGATTATGGAAGCAAAATCCCTGTCGTTTCAAACTATGTGAAAGACAGCACAGAAGAGCCGCAAACAAATCGATTTGAGCTTCAAGCAGAGATTAAAAACCAACAAGCCCAAATTGATGAGCTGCAATCAGAAGTCGACCAAAAGCAACAGCAAATTGAACGACTTCAAGCAGAACTCGACCAGTTAAATGAACAACAAAAAAGTGAGCAAATTACAAAAGAACAACGGCTTGAAAAAATAAACGGCCTTGCAAAGACATATGCTGGCATGAACCCAGAAGAAGCGGCAGCTGTTATACAGGAGCTTGAAAATATGGAAGCAGCAGAAATTATCGACCAAATGTCCAACCGTAATCGAGCAGCTATTTTTGAAGAAATGGAACCAGCCAAAGCAGCAACAATTAGTCAATTAATTAAAGAAGGCGTTCAATCAGCCGATTAA